One Salminus brasiliensis chromosome 5, fSalBra1.hap2, whole genome shotgun sequence DNA segment encodes these proteins:
- the lpcat3 gene encoding lysophospholipid acyltransferase 5, whose amino-acid sequence MAAPLLETVSDYLGSPEPAVRLLLSILIGYPLALVYRRFLFHQSASVIHLFHTLSGLSLAVFNFGTQVYHSALCIAVQFLLLRLMGRTVTGVLSSFIFQMTYLLTGYYYTATDEYDIKWTMPHCVLTLKLIGLSFDYYDGGKEPSQLSAEQKQSALSTTPSLLEVCGFSYFYGGFLVGPQFTLRNYLRLVSREMTDCPGQVPNSGIPALKRFCLGLSFLLIFAICGPYYPDSYYLTDEFEAQPFWYRCVYILLWAKVNLYKYVSCWLITEGVCILSGLGYNGRSETGEPRWDACANMRVWMFETTPLFTGTINSFNINTNAWVARHIFKRLKFLGNKMASQMATLLFLAIWHGLHSGYILCFSMEFIIVNVEKQAQTIVKDSPLLTAIANGPLYPLVYLVQQFIHWLFMGYPLVPFCLFTYDKWLKVYLSVYFCGHLFFFALILILPYLRKSLVPRKAKADKKED is encoded by the exons ATGGCAGCTCCCTTGCTGGAGACAGTCTCGGATTATTTAGGCTCGCCTGAACCGGCGGTGCGCCTGCTCCTCTCCATCCTGATAG GTTATCCCCTTGCGCTGGTGTACCGGCGGTTCCTGTTTCATCAGTCTGCGTCGGTCATTCATCTGTTCCACACTCTCTCAGGGCTGTCCCTGGCCGTGTTTAACTTTG GGACTCAGGTCTATCACTCCGCATTATGCATAGCCGTGCAATTCCTCTTACTGAGGCTCATGGGAAGGACGGTGACGGGCGTACTGAGCAGCTTTATCTTTCAGATG ACATATCTGTTAACTGGTTACTACTACACAGCGACAGACGAGTACGATATAAAGTGGACCATGCCTCACTGCGTCCTCACGCTCAAACTCATCG GATTATCGTTTGATTACTACGACGGTGGAAAAGAACCA TCTCAGTTAAGCGCGGAGCAGAAGCAGAGCGCCCTGTCTACCACGCCGTCTCTGCTGGAGGTCTGTGGCTTCTCCTATTTCTACGGCGGCTTCCTGGTAGGGCCTCAGTTCACCCTGCGCAACTACCTGAGGCTGGTTTCCAGGGAAATGACTGACTGCCCTGGCCAGGTGCCCAACAG CGGGATCCCAGCCTTGAAGCGCTTCTGCTTGGGATTGTCCTTCCTGCTCATCTTCGCGATTTGTGGGCCGTACTATCCCGACAGCTACTACCTAACAGATGAGTTTGAG gcCCAGCCGTTTTGGTACAGGTGTGTGTACATCCTTCTGTGGGCTAAAGTCAACCTGTACAAATATGTTAGCTGCTGGCTGATAACA GAAGGCGTGTGTATTCTCTCTGGGCTGGGCTATAACGGCCGCAGTGAGACGGGGGAGCCGCGGTGGGACGCCTGCGCCAACATGAGGGTGTGGATGTTCGAAACCACGCCGCTCTTCACGGGGACCATCAACTCCTTCAACATAAACACTAACGCTTGGGTGGCCAG GCACATTTTCAAGCGGCTAAAGTTTCTGGGGAACAAGATGGCGTCGCAGATGGCCACGCTGCTCTTCCTGGCGATCTGGCATGGCCTTCACTCTGGATACATCCTCTGCTTCTCCATGGAGTTCATCATCGTTAACGTGGAGAAGCAG GCCCAGACAATAGTGAAGGACAGCCCCTTGTTGACGGCCATCGCCAACGGCCCTCTGTATCCCCTGGTTTACCTGGTCCAGCAGTTCATCCACTGGCTCTTTATGGGCTATCCGCTAGTGCCCTTCTGCCTGTTCACTTACGACAAGTGGCTAAAG gtttatttatctgtgtatttCTGTGGTCACCTCTTTTTCTTCGCTCTCATCCTGATCCTACCGTACCTCCGGAAATCGCTGGTGCCACGGAAAGCGAAGGCTGACAAAAAGGAGGACTAG